The sequence CAATTCGTTAACACAGCCGGCAAGGCCATGAATACTCAAATCTTCAAGTCGGAAATAAGATCCATTCAGATCACGTGCAAGAATACGTGCCCTGTCAAGTCGGGGAAATCCGGACTCTGTATCTACTACCACAAACCTGACACCAGTCCCGGTGATTTTTCGGGCAATTAAAGCCAGCTCTTCTCCGGGGGCTTTATTAGTAAGAGGCATATTTCCCCTCCCATCAGTCAGAAGAACAATGGATTTATTCTCACCGGGTGCTGCATACTTACCACGAGTAAGCAGCAGGTATCCTTCAGTTAAACCCTTTAGAAGGGGAGTTTTCCCACCGGTTGGAATTGCTTTCAGCAATTTTGCTGCAAGCTCCGGGCTTCGTGTTGGAGGAAGAAGAAGATCTGCAGAATCACCCCTAAAGATCATAAGACCAACCCTATCACGTTTCTGGTATGCATCGTTGAGCAATGATAAAATTGCACCTTTTACTGCCACCATACGTTTCTGCACCCCCATCGAGCCGCTGGCATCAACAAGAAACAGAATCGTATGTGCAATTTTCTTTTCCCTGACTTTCTCTCTGATGTCGGTTTTTTTCACAGATATTGCAAGCCCGTTTCTGTTCCGTATCCTTTGATACGGAGCTGCTGCACGAATGGTTGCATCAACCGCAATATCATTTCTGCATCTTCCGGGATACCGGAATGAACGATAATGACCTGATGAATCAGAACTGATTACCCTGCTTCTCCGGCCGCTTTTTTGTTTCTGTGTCACCTGCCAGGTATTTTCATCCAGGTACCTGATTACCTCAAAGGGAGATCCAATATCAAAATAGCGGTCAGGAGGGGGAGTAGGGATTTGATTTTTTTCCTGGTTTTTCTTGTCCTGCTCACCAATCTGATCATCTGACCTCGTATCAGGCTGATTTTGTTTTTCTGATCTATTTTTATCGGAATCCTGCTCAGGTCTCTCCTCTTTTTCAGAATGGGGCGGATGAGGAGGCCGATCCTGGCGGTCACCTCTCCGGTGCTCTAGAGCAAAAAGGGCAGCAAGTTTGATGTCATCGAATATTACCTCATCTCTCCGGTCAAGTGCTGCAAGAGCTTTTGCAGTCCTGGCAACAGCAATATCCCCCCGATATCCTTGTACTGCCAGTTCGATACAGAGTGATGATATCAGATCTGCATGACCATCAGGGATGCTTACATAGAGAAACCGTTCCTTTGCGGCCTGGATATTTTTTTTTAGATCATCCGTTTCCTTTTCACATCCAAGGACAAAGGCATCAGGAGAATGTTCAAAACTAAGAGCTTTACGGATTATTTCTGCCCGCATTCCGGTTTCGGTTATCTGATCAGTTCTGATACAGAGGTCAAACCGATCCATCTGACCAGAAGACAATTCTCCTTCCGCAGGATCCATACTTGCCAGAAAGGTAAACCGGGTTGAAATCATCCGGGATAACCCTTCCCGCTCAAGCAGATACTGACCGGTTTCAGATGTCGAGAGAATACTCTGAATGACTCCTTCATCCATCAGGTTGATATCATCTGCATACAGGATCTGGTTATTCCCTTCCTGTAAGATTCCTGGATGGACATGCATATTACCACTGGTAATCACTTTTTCCAGGTCAATGGTCCCTAAAAGCCGGTCATAGGTTACATTCTGGGGAATCGTGATGACCTTTTTCCTATCCGTAAGAGTCTCAACCGACCGTACCAGAGCAGACTTGGCCGTTCCCGGATTTCCCAGAATGAGAATACTGCGGATATCATCACAAACAAGAGCACATAACAGTGCTTTTTTGGCATGTTCCTGCCCGGTTATTTCGGTAAAAGGGAAAAGATGATTCATGAGCTTTCGTAACAACTCTCAATTATCCCACGAACAGCAGCGAAATCCATAGAACTCTCTTCAAATGGCCTTCTTCTCATCCGGTGTGGGAGTGAAAGTCCTGCAGCTTTTATTACATCGTTACAATTCACTACTTTTCTTCCATCAAGTGCAGCAAAAGCTAAAGCAGTCTTTACCAGAGTAATATCAGACCGATGCCCATCAACACCCAGGGAGAGAGAAATTTTTACAGCGGTATTTATCAGGAGATCATCAGGCCGTAATTCAGCGATGATCTGTTTGGCCCTGATAATATGGTCCCGGATTGCCTGCTGTTCGGCCTGAAAGGAAGTACAAAACACAACAGGATCACGTTCAAAATTAAGCCTTCGTTTTACGATCTCCGACCGTTCCCTGTTATCCTTTTCACCTTCAACATCAACCACCAGACCGAACCGATCTAGAAGCTGAGGGCGAAGATCTCCTTCTTCAGGATTCATCGTTCCAACAAGAAGGAACCGTGCAGGGTGGGAATATGAAATTCCTTCACGCTCAACAAAATTTACTCCCATCGCTGCTGCATCAAGGAGAAGATCAACAATATGATCATCGAGAAGGTTCACTTCATCAACATAGAGAATATTGCCGTTTGCCATCGCAAGTACTCCAGGTTCAAATTTTTTGATTCCCTTGGTAATGGCATGTTCAATATCAAGAGTACCTGCAACCCGGTCTTCTGTGGCACAGAGAGGAAGTTCCACAACCCGCATACGAGTATATTCAGAGACTGGGTTTTCACCCTGAGCAATCTTTTCACGGCATGTTTCACACAGATTTCTAGGATCCCTGATCTCACAACGAAATATACATCCTTTCATCACCTCTCGTTCAGGAAGAAGATCAGCAGCAGCTCTGACGGTTGTTGAT comes from Methanospirillum hungatei and encodes:
- a CDS encoding VWA domain-containing protein yields the protein MNHLFPFTEITGQEHAKKALLCALVCDDIRSILILGNPGTAKSALVRSVETLTDRKKVITIPQNVTYDRLLGTIDLEKVITSGNMHVHPGILQEGNNQILYADDINLMDEGVIQSILSTSETGQYLLEREGLSRMISTRFTFLASMDPAEGELSSGQMDRFDLCIRTDQITETGMRAEIIRKALSFEHSPDAFVLGCEKETDDLKKNIQAAKERFLYVSIPDGHADLISSLCIELAVQGYRGDIAVARTAKALAALDRRDEVIFDDIKLAALFALEHRRGDRQDRPPHPPHSEKEERPEQDSDKNRSEKQNQPDTRSDDQIGEQDKKNQEKNQIPTPPPDRYFDIGSPFEVIRYLDENTWQVTQKQKSGRRSRVISSDSSGHYRSFRYPGRCRNDIAVDATIRAAAPYQRIRNRNGLAISVKKTDIREKVREKKIAHTILFLVDASGSMGVQKRMVAVKGAILSLLNDAYQKRDRVGLMIFRGDSADLLLPPTRSPELAAKLLKAIPTGGKTPLLKGLTEGYLLLTRGKYAAPGENKSIVLLTDGRGNMPLTNKAPGEELALIARKITGTGVRFVVVDTESGFPRLDRARILARDLNGSYFRLEDLSIHGLAGCVNELMYSER
- a CDS encoding ATP-binding protein codes for the protein MKDEIIVFPFSAIVGQQDMKDALLANIIYPSIGGVLIRGEKGTAKSTTVRAAADLLPEREVMKGCIFRCEIRDPRNLCETCREKIAQGENPVSEYTRMRVVELPLCATEDRVAGTLDIEHAITKGIKKFEPGVLAMANGNILYVDEVNLLDDHIVDLLLDAAAMGVNFVEREGISYSHPARFLLVGTMNPEEGDLRPQLLDRFGLVVDVEGEKDNRERSEIVKRRLNFERDPVVFCTSFQAEQQAIRDHIIRAKQIIAELRPDDLLINTAVKISLSLGVDGHRSDITLVKTALAFAALDGRKVVNCNDVIKAAGLSLPHRMRRRPFEESSMDFAAVRGIIESCYESS